In Sphaeramia orbicularis chromosome 7, fSphaOr1.1, whole genome shotgun sequence, one genomic interval encodes:
- the ppdpfa gene encoding pancreatic progenitor cell differentiation and proliferation factor A → MAAIPSSGSLIATHDYYRRRLGSASSSSSCGSAEYTGEVIPHHPGLPRQDSGHWWTSFFFAKSNQPGMQNGSEKNGSYTVTNGQVTCIAREMVLKRQASESSESGKFEPSSPPPTAS, encoded by the exons ATGGCAGCAATCCCATCAAGTGGTTCCCTCATCGCCACCCACGATTACTACAGAA GGCGTCTTGGGTCCGCCTCCAGCAGCAGCTCTTGTGGCAGCGCTGAGTACACAGGAGAGGTTATTCCACACCACCCAG GCCTTCCAAGGCAAGACTCTGGCCACTGGTGGACTTCATTTTTCTTTGCTAAGTCAAACCAGCCTGGCATGCAGAACGGATCTGAAAA GAACGGATCCTACACAGTGACCAATGGTCAGGTGACCTGCATTGCTAGAGAAATGGTTTTGAAGAGACAAGCCAGTGAGAGCAGTGAGAGTGGAAAATTTGAACCATCGAGCCCTCCACCAACGGCCTCCTAG